The following are encoded together in the Brassica napus cultivar Da-Ae chromosome A9, Da-Ae, whole genome shotgun sequence genome:
- the LOC106430095 gene encoding uncharacterized protein LOC106430095, whose protein sequence is MAFDEDMKMSSFLREEEEEDHHSLSRLSVCYNHDGDEADVEPSDSDEKHVGGGEKAMEQQLEFSDSDKGSTGCQSLPATPPRRRRRRGSRLSSPVSGDKAYASENEARKKKQESNNDPRRRRKLRPEYPPWVDSMRRNYVEEQSGYGGGVVVVTRPIGGGRPLCMDLGEVKACKDLGFELEPGRVSYSGSTMDISSGGNSPVSSSHRISSPGDDPNKVKARLKAWAHAVAFVSTTHHQRPPNSF, encoded by the exons ATGGCGTTTGATGAAGATATGAAAATGTCGTCTTTCcttagagaagaagaagaagaagatcaccaTTCTCTATCGAGGCTCTCCGTCTGTTATAACCACGACGGCGATGAAGCCGACGTAGAGCCGTCCGACTCCGACGAAAAACATGTCGGAGGAGGAGAGAAAGCCATGGAGCAGCAGCTAGAGTTTTCAGATTCCGACAAAGGGTCAACCGGTTGTCAGTCACTTCCGGCGACGCCACCTAGACGGAGAAGGCGGCGAGGTTCGAGGCTGAGCTCGCCGGTGTCCGGAGATAAAGCTTACGCGAGCGAGAACGAAGCGcgaaagaagaaacaagagagTAACAACGATCCTAGGAGAAGGAGGAAGTTGCGACCGGAGTATCCACCGTGGGTGGACAGTATGCGGAGAAACTACGTGGAAGAACAGAGCGGATACGGCGGAGGAGTGGTGGTGGTGACGAGGCCTATAGGAGGAGGAAGGCCATTGTGTATGGATTTGGGGGAAGTCAAAGCTTGTAAAGATTTAGGATTTGAGCTTGAACCGGGTCGGGTCTCGTATTCCGGGTCAACGATGGATATTAGTAGCGGCGGCAACTCTCCCGTCTCCTCCAGCCACCGTATCTCTAGTCCCG GGGATGATCCAAACAAAGTGAAAGCTAGGCTGAAGGCATGGGCGCACGCTGTGGCTTTTGTGTCTACCACTCATCATCAACGTCCTCCTAATTCTTTTTGA
- the LOC106430125 gene encoding uncharacterized protein LOC106430125 isoform X1: MQIVSDFSSAFPHPRAAALATTSTSSISISHSPAIKFHSANVSPSSSLLLASSSSSTRRCFTCRFDNNSPRFDPSDGDYYNETESDDCLTECLADGKTEDGVVLISVEKLEKSSRRIRSKVGIEASLDAVWSVLTDYEKLSEFIPGLVVSELVEKEGNRVRLFQMGQQSIALGLKFNAKAVLDCFEKELEILPRGRRREIDFKMVEGDFQLFEGKWSIEQLDKGEASDLQFKDFPTTLAYTVDVKPKMWLPVRLVEGRLCNEIKTNLLSVRDAAQKVIEGVIHDL, encoded by the exons ATGCAGATCGTCTCAGACTTCTCCTCCGCCTTTCCCCACCCACGCGCTGCCGCATTAGCCACCACCTCCACATCCAGTATCTCAATTTCACATTCTCCGGCGATAAAATTTCACTCTGCTAACGTATCTCCATCCTCGTCACTACTGCtagcttcctcttcttcttctactcgtAGATGTTTCACCTGTCGATTTGACAACAATTCTCCGCGGTTTGATCCGAGCGACGGCGATTATTATAATGAGACTGAATCAGATGATTGTTTGACCGAATGCTTGGCAGATGGGAAGACGGAGGATGGGGTGGTTCTCATCTCGGTGGAGAAGCTCGAGAAGAGCTCGCGGCGGATACGCTCGAAGGTTGGAATTGAAGCGAGTCTCGATGCCGTGTGGAGCGTGTTGACTGATTACGAGAAGCTGTCGGAGTTCATACCGGGCCTTGTCGTCAGCGAGTTGGTCGAGAAGGAAGGCAACCGTGTTCGTCTTTTTCAG ATGGGACAGCAAAGCATCGCTTTGGGTCTTAAGTTTAATGCCAAAGCTGTTCTAGATTGTTTCGAGAAGGAGCTTGAGATTCTACCACGTGGGAGGAGACGTGAAATCGACTTTAAGATGGTAGAAGGAGATTTTCAGTTGTTTGAAGGCAAATGGTCCATTGAACAA TTAGACAAAGGAGAGGCTTCGGATTTACAGTTTAAAGATTTTCCGACAACGCTTGCATACACTGTGGATGTAAAACCAAAGATGTGGTTACCTGTACGGCTAGTTGAAGGAAGATTATGTAATGAGATAAAAACAAATCTTTTGAGTGTTAGAGATGCGGCTCAGAAAGTCATTGaag GTGTTATTCATGatctttga
- the LOC106430101 gene encoding transcription repressor MYB6 isoform X1, giving the protein MGRHSCCYKQKLRKGLWSPEEDEKLLRYITKYGHGCWSSVPKQAGLQRCGKSCRLRWINYLRPDLKRGAFSQDEENLIIELHAVLGNRWSQIAAQLPGRTDNEIKNLWNSSLKKKLRLRGIDPVTHKLLTEIETGTDDNTTPVEKCQTTYLIETEGSSSTTTGSTNHNNSNTDHLYTGNFGFQRLSLETGSRIQTGIWIPQTGRNHHVDTVPSAVVLPGSMFSSGLTDSTTGYRSSNLGLIELDNSFSTGPMVTEQQLQESNYNNSTFFGTGNLNWGLTMEENQFTISNNSLQNHSNSSLYSEIKSETNFFGTEAANVGMWPCNQLQPQQHAYGHI; this is encoded by the exons atgggaAGACATTCATGCTGTTACAAACAGAAGCTGAGGAAAGGACTTTGGTCTCCTGAAGAAGACGAGAAGCTTCTTAGGTACATCACTAAGTACGGCCATGGCTGCTGGAGCTCTGTCCCTAAACAAGCTG gtttgCAGAGATGTGGAAAGAGCTGTAGATTAAGATGGATAAACTATCTAAGACCAGATTTGAAGCGAGGAGCATTTTCACAGGATGAAGAAAACCTTATTATTGAACTTCATGCCGTTCTTGGCAACAG GTGGTCTCAGATTGCTGCACAGCTTCCTGGTAGAACCGACAATGAAATCAAGAATCTATGGAACTCTTCCTTAAAGAAGAAACTGAGGCTGAGAGGAATTGATCCGGTTACACACAAGCTCTTAACCGAAATTGAAACCGGTACAGATGACAATACCACACCGGTTGAGAAGTGTCAAACGACCTACCTCATTGAGACAGAAGGCTCCTCTAGTACCACCACTGGCAGTACTAACCACAACAACAGCAACACCGATCATCTTTATACCGGAAATTTTGGTTTCCAACGGTTAAGTCTTGAGACTGGTTCAAGAATACAAACCGGCATCTGGATTCCCCAAACCGGGAGAAATCATCATGTTGATACCGTACCTAGTGCAGTGGTGCTACCCGGTTCAATGTTCTCATCTGGCTTAACCGATTCAACAACCGGTTACAGATCATCCAATCTCGGTTTAATTGAATTGGATAACTCATTCTCGACCGGGCCAATGGTTACAGAGCAGCAACTTCAAGAGAGTAACTACAACAATTCGACATTCTTTGGAACTGGGAATCTGAATTGGGGATTAACCATGGAAGAAAATCAATTTACAATATCGAATAATTCGTTACAGAATCACTCAAACTCGTCGTTGTATAGTGAAATCAAGTCCGAGACCAATTTTTTCGGTACGGAGGCTGCAAATGTTGGTATGTGGCCATGTAACCAGCTCCAGCCTCAGCAACATGCATATGGCCATATTTAA
- the LOC106430126 gene encoding protein ABC transporter 1, mitochondrial — MSSWKQLSRLVDGLSLVAKEIYHQSPELQRARNGDLEALGKKALVAATDLVGLTSGKLRNLSNRRSKEPSVVFFDDKDDGGSSKADDVSVPITPEVVAKPTIVDSKIVSSESIEEVRVVDRDGETKVGVRAEVASTPLEVATVKRRRHRERKVPSTPMARAYGFFNLGAGLAWGAVKESTYRLVNGTPPTQGNKPALSSILSEENAERLALGLCEMRGAALKVGQMLSIQDESLVPAPILNALELVRQGADVMPRSQLNPVLDAELGPNWQSKLASFDYEPLAAASIGQVHRAVTKDGLEVAMKIQYPGVANSIESDIENVRRLLNYTNLIPKGLFLDRAVKVAKEELARECDYEIEAVSQKHFRDLLSDTPGFYVPRVIDELSSKKILTTELISGVPIDKVASLDQETRDYVGRKMLELTLKELFVFRFMQTDPNWGNFLYDEPTKTINLIDFGAARDYPKKFVDDYLRMVMACANKDSKGVIEMSRRLGFLTGDEPDVMLDAHVQAGFIVGLPFAEPGGYAFRTNNITSSVSNLGATMLKHRLTPPPDEAYSLHRKLSGAFLACIKLGATVRCRELLLQVYEKYQFDDEPQVMASSSVSS; from the exons ATGAGTTCGTGGAAGCAATTGAGCAGGCTCGTCGACGGCCTATCGCTCGTGGCGAAGGAGATCTACCACCAGTCTCCTGAGCTGCAGAGAGCGAGGAACGGGGATCTCGAAGCCTTGGGGAAGAAGGCTCTGGTCGCCGCCACGGACTTGGTCGGACTCACCTCCGGGAAGCTTCGCAACCTCTCTAACCGTCGATCGAAGGAACCGTCCGTCGTATTCTTCGACGACAAGGACGACGGAGGATCGAGCAAAGCCGATGATGTATCGGTTCCTATCACGCCCGAGGTTGTTGCAAAACCTACTATTGTTGATTCGAAGATCGTGAGTAGTGAATCTATTGAGGAAGTTAGGGTTGTAGATAGAGATGGAGAGACTAAGGTTGGAGTTAGAGCTGAGGTAGCATCAACTCCGTTGGAGGTAGCTACGGTGAAGAGAAGGAGGCATAGAGAACGGAAGGTTCCATCTACTCCTATGGCTAGAGCTTATGG GTTTTTCAATCTTGGAGCTGGTCTTGCTTGGGGAGCTGTTAAAGAATCAACCTACAGGCTTGTGAATGGTACGCCACCCACACAAGGGAATAAACCTGCGCTCTCTTCTATACTGTCTGAGGAAAACGCAGAAAGATTGGCTCTTGGGTTGTGTGAAATGCGTGGAGCTGCACTTAAAGTAGGCCAAATGTTGAGTATACAGGACGAGTCACTTGTTCCTGCCCCG ATCTTGAATGCTCTGGAACTTGTGCGTCAAGGTGCAGATGTGATGCCAAGGAGCCAACTTAATCCAGTTTTGGATGCTGAGTTAGGTCCTAACTGGCAATCCAAGTTAGCTAGTTTTGATTACGAACCGCTAGCAGCAGCCAGTATTGGCCAG GTGCACCGAGCTGTTACTAAAGATGGATTAGAAGTAGCAATGAAGATTCAGTACCCTGGAGTTGCCAACAGCATTGAAAGTGATATCGAAAACGTCAGACGCTTATTAAACTACACAAATCTAATTCCAAAGGGACTCTTTCTCGACAGAGCTGTAAAG GTTGCTAAAGAAGAGTTGGCACGAGAGTGTGACTACGAGATTGAAGCAGTCAGTCAAAAACACTTTCGTGATTTGCTTTCAGACACTCCAGGGTTCTACGTTCCTCGTGTAATAGACGAGCTTTCAAGCAAAAAAATCCTAACCACAGAACTTATCTCTG GAGTCCCCATTGATAAAGTAGCCTCGTTAGATCAAGAAACACGAGACTATGTCGGGAGGAAGATGCTTGAACTCACGTTGAAAGAACTCTTTGTCTTCCGCTTCATGCAGACAGATCCTAACTGGGGCAACTTCTTATACGACGAACCCAcgaaaacaatcaatcttatagATTTTGGAGCAGCTCGTGATTACCCCAAGAAGTTCGTCGATGACTATCTACGAATG GTGATGGCTTGTGCTAATAAAGACAGTAAAGGAGTGATTGAGATGTCGAGGAGACTCGGGTTCTTAACCGGAGATGAACCAGACGTGATGTTAGACGCCCATGTCCAAGCTGGTTTCATTGTTGGTCTACCTTTTGCAGAACCTGGTGGCTACGCTTTCAGAACCAACAACATTACTTCGAGCGTCTCGAATTTAGGAGCAACCATGTTGAAACATAGACTCACACCACCGCCGGATGAGGCTTATAGTCTTCACCGTAAATTATCAGGGGCTTTCTTGGCTTGTATCAAGCTTGGAGCCACCGTTCGTTGCCGTGAACTCTTGCTTCAAGTTTACGAGAAGTATCAGTTCGATGATGAGCCACAAGTGATGGCTTCAAGTTCAGTTTCTTCGTAA
- the LOC106430125 gene encoding uncharacterized protein LOC106430125 isoform X2: MSIKAQEHQTLEDGKTEDGVVLISVEKLEKSSRRIRSKVGIEASLDAVWSVLTDYEKLSEFIPGLVVSELVEKEGNRVRLFQMGQQSIALGLKFNAKAVLDCFEKELEILPRGRRREIDFKMVEGDFQLFEGKWSIEQLDKGEASDLQFKDFPTTLAYTVDVKPKMWLPVRLVEGRLCNEIKTNLLSVRDAAQKVIEGVIHDL; this comes from the exons ATGTCCATCAAGGCTCAAGAACACCAAACCCTTGAAG ATGGGAAGACGGAGGATGGGGTGGTTCTCATCTCGGTGGAGAAGCTCGAGAAGAGCTCGCGGCGGATACGCTCGAAGGTTGGAATTGAAGCGAGTCTCGATGCCGTGTGGAGCGTGTTGACTGATTACGAGAAGCTGTCGGAGTTCATACCGGGCCTTGTCGTCAGCGAGTTGGTCGAGAAGGAAGGCAACCGTGTTCGTCTTTTTCAG ATGGGACAGCAAAGCATCGCTTTGGGTCTTAAGTTTAATGCCAAAGCTGTTCTAGATTGTTTCGAGAAGGAGCTTGAGATTCTACCACGTGGGAGGAGACGTGAAATCGACTTTAAGATGGTAGAAGGAGATTTTCAGTTGTTTGAAGGCAAATGGTCCATTGAACAA TTAGACAAAGGAGAGGCTTCGGATTTACAGTTTAAAGATTTTCCGACAACGCTTGCATACACTGTGGATGTAAAACCAAAGATGTGGTTACCTGTACGGCTAGTTGAAGGAAGATTATGTAATGAGATAAAAACAAATCTTTTGAGTGTTAGAGATGCGGCTCAGAAAGTCATTGaag GTGTTATTCATGatctttga
- the LOC106430101 gene encoding transcription factor MYB61 isoform X2, with amino-acid sequence MGRHSCCYKQKLRKGLWSPEEDEKLLRYITKYGHGCWSSVPKQAGLQRCGKSCRLRWINYLRPDLKRGAFSQDEENLIIELHAVLGNRWSQIAAQLPGRTDNEIKNLWNSSLKKKLRLRGIDPVTHKLLTEIETGTDDNTTPVEKCQTTYLIETEGSSSTTTGSTNHNNSNTDHLYTGNFGFQRLSLETGSRIQTGIWIPQTGRNHHVDTVPSAVVLPGSISNFKRVTTTIRHSLELGI; translated from the exons atgggaAGACATTCATGCTGTTACAAACAGAAGCTGAGGAAAGGACTTTGGTCTCCTGAAGAAGACGAGAAGCTTCTTAGGTACATCACTAAGTACGGCCATGGCTGCTGGAGCTCTGTCCCTAAACAAGCTG gtttgCAGAGATGTGGAAAGAGCTGTAGATTAAGATGGATAAACTATCTAAGACCAGATTTGAAGCGAGGAGCATTTTCACAGGATGAAGAAAACCTTATTATTGAACTTCATGCCGTTCTTGGCAACAG GTGGTCTCAGATTGCTGCACAGCTTCCTGGTAGAACCGACAATGAAATCAAGAATCTATGGAACTCTTCCTTAAAGAAGAAACTGAGGCTGAGAGGAATTGATCCGGTTACACACAAGCTCTTAACCGAAATTGAAACCGGTACAGATGACAATACCACACCGGTTGAGAAGTGTCAAACGACCTACCTCATTGAGACAGAAGGCTCCTCTAGTACCACCACTGGCAGTACTAACCACAACAACAGCAACACCGATCATCTTTATACCGGAAATTTTGGTTTCCAACGGTTAAGTCTTGAGACTGGTTCAAGAATACAAACCGGCATCTGGATTCCCCAAACCGGGAGAAATCATCATGTTGATACCGTACCTAGTGCAGTGGTGCTACCCGGTTCAAT CAGCAACTTCAAGAGAGTAACTACAACAATTCGACATTCTTTGGAACTGGGAATCTGA